One window of Bacteroides sp. genomic DNA carries:
- a CDS encoding sigma-70 family RNA polymerase sigma factor, translating to MAQQSKETENQFLGKIQKHQGIIQKISLIFSNGREDKEDLSQEIVLQLWKSYPSFNHESSFSTWMYRVALNTAIGLTKNRKQFVEIEKHPIVVNETEHNLFLSEEVKILYKAISQLNKVEKAIVLLWLEEASYQEIADITGISVKNVSVKLVRIKARLAAIIKKLQ from the coding sequence TTGGCTCAGCAAAGCAAAGAAACAGAAAACCAATTCCTGGGAAAGATCCAGAAGCATCAGGGCATCATCCAAAAGATCAGCCTGATATTTTCAAATGGCCGGGAAGACAAGGAAGACCTGAGCCAGGAAATTGTGCTTCAACTCTGGAAGTCATACCCTTCTTTTAACCACGAGTCTTCGTTCTCCACCTGGATGTACCGCGTAGCGTTGAATACGGCCATCGGGCTGACAAAAAACCGGAAGCAGTTTGTTGAAATTGAGAAACATCCCATTGTTGTGAATGAAACGGAGCATAACTTGTTTTTGTCGGAAGAGGTAAAGATCCTGTACAAGGCCATATCACAGCTTAACAAGGTGGAGAAAGCCATTGTCCTGCTATGGCTTGAAGAGGCAAGTTATCAGGAGATTGCTGATATAACGGGTATTTCCGTGAAGAATGTCAGTGTAAAACTGGTAAGGATCAAGGCCAGGCTTGCCGCTATAATCAAAAAACTTCAGTAA
- a CDS encoding chloride channel protein, translating to MELQPWVDKFLIWRQKHLSERNFLLILSMIIGLLAAIAAVVLKTGVHYFEGWVRRIPGQHMENYFFLVFPLIGILITVLFIRHIVRDDISHGVSRILYAISRNKGVMKLHNTWSSVVACTFTSGFGGSVGMEAPIVSTGAAIGSNVAQAVKLGHKRTILLIGCGSAAAIAAIFKAPIAGLIFALEVLMLDLTMASIIPLLIATVTGAIFSAFFLGEGVEFYFTLKDTFNYGAIPFYIILGGFTGMISIYFTWMNGQVEGRMKNFTKPFERLMIGGLVLGVLIFLFPPLFGEGYFTMRSMLSGQPEQLLLESPFGHLVDRSGLLFIGFLVCVLFLKVVAMALTTGAGGVGGVFAPSLFVGNIAGFIFARLINTYSGLKISEYNFTLVGMAGLLAGVMHAPLTAIFLIAEITGGYELFIPLIITASISYLTAHYFQPHSIYTKNLAEKGELLTHDMDQNVLTLLNVESVIETNLDTVDPEMSLGELVKVIAKSHRNIYPVLDPDNNFLGIVWLDDVREIMFDRNQYDELKVRNLMFYPRATVNLSDTMETVMQKFRDSGLWNMPVLHDGKYKGYVSRSNVFNIYRSLLLEFSEE from the coding sequence ATGGAACTCCAGCCTTGGGTTGACAAGTTTTTGATCTGGCGGCAGAAGCACCTCAGCGAACGCAACTTTTTGCTCATCCTGTCAATGATCATTGGCTTACTGGCTGCCATTGCTGCGGTGGTGCTGAAAACAGGGGTACACTATTTCGAGGGCTGGGTGCGCCGCATCCCCGGGCAGCACATGGAAAACTACTTCTTCCTTGTGTTCCCCCTCATTGGCATCCTGATCACCGTACTTTTTATCCGCCACATCGTCCGCGACGACATCAGCCACGGGGTTTCGCGCATCCTCTATGCCATTTCACGCAACAAGGGGGTGATGAAGCTGCACAACACCTGGTCCTCAGTGGTCGCCTGTACCTTCACGAGTGGCTTTGGAGGCTCGGTGGGCATGGAGGCGCCCATCGTCTCTACCGGTGCGGCCATCGGTTCCAATGTGGCACAAGCGGTCAAGCTGGGCCATAAGCGCACCATCCTGCTCATCGGCTGTGGCTCGGCAGCTGCCATTGCTGCCATCTTCAAGGCGCCCATCGCAGGCCTTATCTTTGCCCTCGAGGTCCTGATGCTCGACCTGACCATGGCCTCCATTATCCCCCTCCTCATCGCCACCGTGACCGGCGCCATCTTCTCCGCATTCTTCCTGGGCGAAGGCGTCGAGTTTTACTTTACCCTCAAGGATACCTTCAATTACGGGGCCATCCCCTTTTATATCATCCTTGGCGGATTTACCGGCATGATATCCATTTATTTCACCTGGATGAATGGCCAGGTGGAAGGCAGGATGAAAAATTTCACCAAACCTTTCGAAAGGCTTATGATCGGGGGACTTGTGCTTGGGGTCCTGATTTTTCTCTTCCCGCCGCTCTTTGGCGAAGGCTATTTCACCATGCGCAGCATGCTGTCGGGCCAGCCCGAGCAACTGCTGCTGGAAAGCCCCTTTGGCCACCTGGTCGACCGTTCCGGCTTGCTGTTCATCGGGTTCCTGGTGTGTGTGCTGTTCCTGAAAGTCGTTGCCATGGCGCTCACCACCGGCGCCGGCGGAGTCGGCGGGGTGTTTGCTCCGAGCCTCTTTGTGGGCAACATCGCAGGGTTCATTTTCGCGCGTCTGATCAACACCTACAGTGGGTTGAAGATCTCCGAATATAACTTCACCCTGGTGGGAATGGCTGGTCTGCTGGCCGGGGTGATGCATGCCCCACTCACGGCCATCTTCCTTATCGCCGAGATTACTGGGGGCTATGAGCTCTTTATCCCACTTATCATCACCGCTTCCATCTCATACCTTACCGCACATTATTTCCAGCCCCACTCCATCTATACGAAGAACCTGGCTGAAAAGGGCGAACTCCTGACCCACGACATGGATCAAAATGTGTTGACCTTGCTTAACGTGGAATCGGTGATTGAAACCAACCTCGATACCGTGGACCCCGAAATGAGCCTGGGTGAATTGGTCAAGGTCATTGCCAAGTCGCACCGCAACATCTATCCGGTGCTCGACCCCGACAACAACTTCCTGGGTATCGTCTGGCTCGACGATGTGCGCGAGATCATGTTCGACCGCAACCAATACGACGAGCTGAAGGTCCGCAACCTGATGTTTTATCCCCGCGCCACGGTCAACCTCAGCGACACCATGGAAACTGTGATGCAGAAATTCCGCGACAGCGGCCTGTGGAATATGCCTGTGCTGCACGATGGCAAATACAAGGGCTATGTGTCGCGTTCCAATGTATTCAATATCTACCGCAGCCTCCTGCTCGAGTTCTCGGAAGAATAA
- the uvrC gene encoding excinuclease ABC subunit UvrC, whose translation MKSPEPKHNEQIQLALKTLPGKPGVYQFYDEQGRIIYIGKAKNLKKRVASYFNRDHYDSGKVKVMVKRIAEIRHIIVDSELDALLLENNLIKKYQPRYNIMLKDDKTYPWICIKNEPFPRIFTTRNVVRDGSKYFGPYASGKMMHALLDLIRQLFQYRTCRLNLSPENIRAGKFKVCLEYHLGNCLGPCEGLQSPEDYQETMDQIEQIIKGNLVEVKAQLKEKMKAYAGAFEFEKAQMVKQKIEMLEHYQSKSTVVSMSVTNVDVFSVISDQESGYVNFMKVINGAVVQSHTLEVRKKLDETDAELLELAIVELRQRFQSQAVESVVPFKPSIPVPGLRFTIPQRGDKKKLLELSERNAKYFRLEKLKQKELVDPERHTRRILKRMQEDLHLPSAPAYIECFDNSNTQGTYPVAAMVVFRDARPSKKDYRHFNIKTVEGPDDFASMEEVVARRYKRLLAEGQPLPDLVVIDGGKGQLSAAVEALESLGLRGKVPVIGIAKRLEEIYFPGDSIPIYIDKKSETLKVIQHLRDEAHRFGITHHRKRREKGSLKSQLADIKGIGPQTEQILLNTFKSVAGIKRATDEALEKAVGLAKANIIKAFFKE comes from the coding sequence ATGAAAAGCCCTGAACCAAAGCATAACGAACAGATCCAGTTGGCCCTGAAGACCCTTCCAGGGAAGCCGGGCGTATACCAGTTCTATGACGAACAAGGCCGCATCATTTACATCGGCAAGGCCAAAAATCTGAAGAAAAGGGTCGCGTCGTACTTTAACCGCGACCATTACGACAGCGGCAAGGTGAAGGTAATGGTGAAACGCATCGCCGAAATCCGTCACATCATTGTCGACAGCGAACTCGATGCACTGCTGCTTGAGAACAACCTCATCAAAAAGTATCAGCCGCGCTACAACATCATGCTCAAGGATGACAAGACCTATCCCTGGATCTGCATCAAAAATGAGCCATTCCCGCGCATCTTTACCACACGCAATGTGGTGCGCGACGGCAGCAAGTACTTCGGCCCCTATGCTTCGGGCAAGATGATGCACGCCCTGCTCGACCTCATCCGCCAGCTCTTCCAGTACCGCACCTGCCGCCTCAACCTCAGTCCCGAGAACATCCGCGCTGGCAAATTCAAGGTCTGCCTCGAATACCACCTGGGCAACTGCCTGGGACCCTGCGAAGGCCTGCAATCGCCGGAAGACTACCAGGAGACCATGGATCAGATCGAGCAGATCATCAAGGGCAACCTGGTGGAGGTGAAGGCGCAGCTCAAGGAAAAGATGAAGGCTTATGCCGGGGCTTTTGAATTTGAAAAAGCACAGATGGTCAAGCAAAAGATTGAAATGCTCGAGCACTACCAGAGCAAATCGACGGTGGTGAGTATGTCGGTGACCAATGTCGATGTCTTCTCAGTCATCAGCGACCAGGAATCGGGCTATGTCAACTTTATGAAGGTGATCAATGGCGCGGTGGTCCAGTCGCACACCCTCGAGGTGCGCAAGAAGCTGGATGAAACTGATGCCGAGCTGCTCGAGCTGGCTATCGTTGAGTTGCGGCAGCGCTTCCAGAGCCAGGCCGTTGAGTCGGTGGTGCCATTCAAGCCTTCCATCCCTGTGCCAGGCCTGCGTTTTACCATCCCACAAAGGGGCGACAAGAAAAAGCTGCTCGAACTCTCTGAACGCAACGCAAAATATTTCCGATTGGAAAAGCTCAAGCAGAAGGAGCTGGTCGATCCCGAGCGCCACACCCGCCGCATCCTGAAACGGATGCAGGAAGACTTGCACCTGCCCTCAGCGCCGGCCTACATCGAATGCTTCGACAACAGCAACACCCAGGGCACCTATCCCGTGGCGGCCATGGTGGTATTTCGCGATGCCCGTCCCAGCAAGAAAGATTACCGCCATTTTAACATCAAAACTGTGGAGGGCCCCGACGACTTTGCCAGTATGGAAGAGGTGGTGGCGCGCCGCTACAAGCGTCTGCTGGCCGAAGGTCAGCCTTTGCCCGACCTGGTGGTGATCGATGGGGGGAAGGGACAGCTCAGCGCCGCTGTGGAAGCCCTCGAAAGCCTTGGCTTGCGAGGAAAAGTGCCCGTCATCGGCATCGCCAAGCGCCTGGAAGAGATCTATTTTCCCGGCGACAGCATCCCGATATACATCGACAAGAAATCGGAAACCCTTAAGGTCATCCAGCACCTGCGCGACGAAGCCCACCGCTTCGGCATCACCCACCACCGTAAACGCCGCGAGAAAGGCAGCCTGAAATCACAACTGGCAGATATCAAGGGCATTGGCCCCCAAACCGAGCAAATCCTGCTGAATACCTTCAAATCAGTGGCAGGAATCAAGCGCGCCACGGATGAAGCGCTTGAAAAAGCTGTCGGGCTGGCAAAAGCCAATATTATTAAGGCCTTCTTTAAGGAATAA
- a CDS encoding TIGR03915 family putative DNA repair protein: MPEMETSPLSLIYDGSFEGFLCAVFEAFERRTIPQALVPASRPSQLLIGEQIEVETHPNRAERVRNGIIQRSSHRNASLVHVAFLSELPGVELLLLRYLVKLFNDPNGRYWQNMLDDEVFELVQIARKVKKEVHRFHGFVRFQETADGMFFAPIDPDHNIIRLLARHFRARFSGQQWIIYDTKRNYGIYYDLHTVQEVVLQNHRIDFNAGNVASEVKALDEDFYSRLWKEYYDAVNILERQNHKQMTNLMPRRYWKYLPEKNQAGKLK; this comes from the coding sequence ATGCCTGAGATGGAAACCTCCCCGCTCAGCCTGATTTACGATGGCAGCTTCGAAGGCTTCCTCTGCGCCGTGTTTGAGGCCTTTGAGCGGCGCACCATCCCACAGGCCCTGGTGCCAGCCAGCAGGCCATCACAACTGCTTATTGGCGAGCAAATCGAGGTGGAAACCCATCCCAACCGTGCTGAGCGGGTGCGCAACGGCATCATCCAGCGCTCCTCACATCGCAATGCAAGCCTTGTCCATGTGGCATTTCTGTCGGAGCTGCCCGGGGTGGAACTGCTGTTACTGCGTTACCTGGTGAAGTTGTTCAACGATCCCAACGGGCGCTACTGGCAGAATATGCTGGATGATGAGGTCTTCGAGCTGGTGCAGATCGCCCGTAAGGTCAAGAAGGAAGTCCACCGCTTCCACGGCTTCGTGAGGTTCCAGGAAACCGCCGACGGGATGTTCTTCGCTCCTATCGACCCCGACCACAACATCATCCGCCTGCTGGCTCGCCATTTCAGGGCACGCTTCTCAGGTCAGCAATGGATTATCTATGACACCAAGCGTAACTACGGCATCTATTATGACCTCCATACGGTGCAGGAGGTGGTGCTGCAAAATCACCGCATCGACTTCAATGCAGGCAACGTGGCCAGCGAAGTCAAGGCCCTAGACGAAGATTTCTACAGCCGCCTGTGGAAGGAATATTACGATGCCGTCAACATTCTTGAAAGGCAGAATCACAAGCAGATGACCAATCTGATGCCCCGCCGGTACTGGAAATACCTCCCCGAAAAGAACCAAGCAGGCAAACTGAAATAG
- a CDS encoding putative DNA modification/repair radical SAM protein produces the protein MKEQVLKKLQVLADAAKYDVSCSSSGSTRPAQDGALGNAARAGVCHSFTQDGRCISLLKILYTNYCIYDCAYCINRRSNDLPRASFSVDELVDLTLSFYRRNYIEGLFLSSGVVVSPDHTMERLIAVARKLRSEHHFNGYIHMKAIPGSSAELVAEAGLWADRLSVNIEIPSENNLKLLAPEKDFSSVLSPMNQIHQGIELNKEERRKYRKAPRFAPAGQSTQLIVGASPESDFDILRLASGFYKQQNLKRVYYSGFVPVNPGDSRLPAIQKPPLVRENRLYQADWLMRFYQFRFDEILDDRHSFLDPNLDPKLAWALRNPSFFPVDLNAAPYEMILRVPGIGVRSAKLIIANRRFGSITFSHLKRMGVALNRARYFITCRELPLHLRDIDPVYLRRKLSPSVNPKVVQLNLFEHA, from the coding sequence ATGAAGGAACAGGTGCTTAAAAAGCTACAGGTACTGGCCGATGCAGCCAAGTACGATGTGTCCTGTTCTTCCAGCGGCAGCACGCGTCCCGCCCAGGATGGAGCCCTGGGCAATGCTGCCCGGGCAGGTGTCTGCCATTCATTTACCCAGGATGGCCGCTGTATCTCCCTGCTCAAAATCCTTTACACCAACTACTGCATTTACGACTGTGCCTATTGCATCAACCGCCGAAGCAACGACCTGCCCCGGGCCTCCTTCTCCGTCGATGAGCTGGTCGATCTGACCCTCAGCTTCTACCGTCGCAATTACATCGAGGGTCTTTTTCTCAGCTCAGGGGTGGTGGTAAGCCCCGACCATACCATGGAGCGCCTCATTGCTGTGGCCCGCAAGCTGCGCAGCGAGCATCACTTCAACGGCTACATCCACATGAAGGCCATTCCCGGATCCAGTGCTGAACTGGTGGCTGAAGCCGGTCTCTGGGCCGATCGTCTCAGCGTCAACATCGAGATTCCCTCCGAGAACAACCTGAAGCTGCTGGCCCCCGAGAAGGACTTCAGCAGCGTCCTCAGCCCGATGAACCAGATCCATCAGGGTATTGAACTCAATAAGGAAGAACGCCGCAAGTACCGCAAGGCGCCCCGCTTCGCGCCTGCCGGGCAAAGTACACAGCTCATCGTGGGCGCCAGTCCCGAAAGCGACTTCGACATCCTTCGCCTGGCGTCGGGCTTTTATAAGCAACAGAATCTCAAGCGCGTTTACTATTCTGGGTTCGTGCCCGTCAACCCCGGCGACAGCCGCCTGCCGGCCATTCAAAAGCCGCCCTTGGTGCGCGAGAACCGTCTCTACCAAGCCGACTGGCTGATGCGCTTCTACCAGTTTCGCTTCGACGAGATCCTCGACGACCGCCATAGCTTCCTCGACCCCAATCTCGACCCCAAGCTGGCCTGGGCCTTGCGTAATCCAAGCTTCTTTCCTGTCGACCTGAACGCAGCCCCCTATGAGATGATCCTTAGGGTGCCCGGCATAGGGGTGCGCTCAGCAAAACTCATCATCGCCAACCGCCGCTTTGGCAGCATCACCTTCTCACACCTTAAGCGCATGGGTGTGGCCCTCAACCGCGCCCGTTATTTCATCACCTGCCGCGAACTGCCCTTGCATCTCAGGGACATCGACCCGGTTTATCTCAGGCGCAAATTGTCGCCTTCCGTCAATCCAAAAGTCGTTCAATTAAACCTCTTCGAACATGCCTGA
- a CDS encoding TonB-dependent receptor — protein MKNQINILFFVLLALVASGLRAQDNLLRGVVMESQAHGDHFHLQPLVGANLVWLGTTQGAATDMEGRFVLEKPALLPHALVVSYIGYESDTLTITGTDTEVSVVLETARQLDEVVVAGRKPGAHYSGLEPVLTQVITESELQRAACCNLSEAFETNASIDVAYSDAVSGAQQIQLLGLAGIYSQILTENMPTLRGLGQPFGLSYTPGPWMESIQVSKGAASVINGYESITGQINVELKKPETAERLFYNFYGNDFGRLESTVNATLSLGPRWNTMVMAHGEFLNNTIDHNHDSFLDHPLVKKFNVINRYRYDRPGIMESQFGVRLMQEDREGGQQSFFHDKEDWGSLNAYGFGVNTRRYEAFAKTGFFFRNMPDASLGTQFDFSHHSHDSNYGLTTYDGTQNTFYANILFENTIAGNPNHRFTTGASFLFDDYRETLADSLFDRRETVPGVFGQYTMTSGEHFTLVAGLRADFHNLYGAFLTPRFHARYQAGEHTTFRASAGSGFRVPNLIAENTGLLVSNRRIRVLEEIEPERAWNYGGSVTRNLFLFGNDASLTAEYYRTDFQNQLIVDVDADLSEARFYNLDGRSFANNVQLEMSFEPVRRLEMTAAYRLTDVKTTINGLLDAKPFVNRYKGLLSGSYATRSNRWQFDLTAQFNGPSRIPSTAMLPEAFRMPEQSPAYTILHGQVTYRLRDFDLYLGGENLTNFRQKNPIIASADPFGEYFDGSMIWGPIMGRMFYLGLRYAIDR, from the coding sequence ATGAAAAACCAGATTAATATCCTGTTTTTTGTTTTGCTCGCACTGGTTGCTTCCGGTTTGCGGGCCCAGGACAACCTTCTTAGGGGGGTGGTGATGGAAAGCCAGGCCCATGGGGATCATTTCCATCTCCAACCCCTGGTGGGTGCCAATTTGGTATGGCTGGGCACCACGCAAGGTGCGGCTACCGATATGGAGGGCCGCTTCGTGCTGGAGAAACCAGCCCTTCTGCCCCATGCGTTGGTAGTCAGTTACATTGGTTACGAAAGCGATACCCTCACCATCACCGGCACCGACACCGAGGTGTCAGTAGTGCTCGAAACCGCCCGTCAGCTCGATGAGGTGGTGGTGGCGGGCCGCAAACCTGGCGCGCACTACTCAGGTCTTGAGCCGGTGCTGACGCAGGTTATCACCGAAAGCGAACTGCAGCGTGCCGCATGCTGCAACCTCTCGGAAGCCTTTGAAACCAACGCCAGCATCGATGTAGCTTACAGCGATGCTGTGTCAGGTGCCCAGCAGATCCAACTTCTGGGCCTGGCCGGCATCTACAGCCAGATCCTCACCGAAAACATGCCCACCCTGAGGGGGCTGGGACAGCCTTTTGGGCTGAGCTACACCCCTGGCCCCTGGATGGAGTCCATTCAGGTGTCCAAAGGCGCAGCCAGCGTCATCAACGGCTACGAGTCCATCACCGGGCAGATCAATGTTGAACTGAAAAAACCTGAGACTGCCGAAAGATTGTTTTATAACTTTTATGGCAACGACTTCGGTCGACTCGAAAGCACGGTGAACGCAACCCTCAGCCTCGGCCCCCGCTGGAATACAATGGTGATGGCCCACGGCGAGTTCCTCAACAACACCATCGACCACAACCACGACTCCTTCCTAGATCATCCCCTGGTGAAAAAGTTCAACGTGATCAACCGTTACCGTTATGATCGCCCGGGCATCATGGAGTCTCAGTTTGGGGTAAGGCTGATGCAGGAAGACCGTGAAGGCGGCCAGCAATCCTTCTTCCACGACAAGGAGGACTGGGGCTCGCTCAACGCCTATGGCTTTGGCGTCAATACCCGCCGCTACGAAGCCTTCGCCAAGACGGGCTTTTTCTTTCGCAATATGCCCGATGCGAGCCTGGGGACCCAGTTCGACTTCTCGCATCACAGCCACGATTCTAACTATGGCTTGACCACTTACGATGGCACCCAGAATACATTCTATGCCAATATCCTGTTTGAAAATACCATCGCCGGGAATCCAAACCATCGTTTTACTACGGGCGCAAGTTTCCTGTTCGATGATTACCGCGAAACCCTTGCCGACAGCCTGTTCGACCGCCGCGAGACAGTGCCGGGCGTGTTCGGGCAGTATACAATGACCAGCGGTGAGCACTTCACCCTTGTTGCCGGGCTGCGTGCCGACTTCCACAACCTGTATGGCGCCTTCCTCACGCCACGTTTTCACGCGAGGTACCAGGCGGGTGAACACACTACCTTCCGTGCATCGGCCGGTAGCGGATTCCGGGTCCCTAACCTGATTGCCGAGAATACCGGACTGCTGGTAAGCAACCGCCGCATTCGGGTGCTTGAGGAAATCGAACCCGAAAGGGCCTGGAATTACGGGGGAAGCGTCACGCGCAACCTCTTCCTGTTTGGCAACGATGCCTCCCTCACCGCCGAGTATTACCGCACCGACTTTCAGAATCAGCTCATCGTCGATGTGGATGCCGATCTGTCGGAAGCCAGATTTTACAACCTAGATGGACGTTCATTTGCCAACAATGTCCAGCTGGAGATGAGTTTCGAGCCTGTCCGCCGGCTGGAGATGACGGCAGCCTACCGCCTCACCGACGTGAAGACCACCATCAATGGGCTGCTCGATGCCAAACCCTTTGTAAATCGTTACAAGGGCTTGCTTTCAGGCTCCTATGCCACACGCAGCAACCGCTGGCAGTTCGATCTTACGGCCCAGTTCAATGGTCCCAGCCGCATCCCTTCCACTGCGATGTTGCCCGAGGCCTTCCGGATGCCTGAACAATCGCCTGCCTATACCATCCTTCACGGACAAGTGACCTACCGCCTCAGGGACTTCGACCTCTACCTGGGAGGTGAAAACCTGACCAATTTCAGGCAAAAGAACCCCATCATTGCCTCTGCCGACCCCTTCGGCGAATACTTCGACGGCTCCATGATCTGGGGCCCCATCATGGGCCGTATGTTTTACCTCGGACTGCGATACGCCATCGACAGGTAA
- a CDS encoding heavy metal-associated domain-containing protein, producing the protein MKKITYSVTGLHCNACVNRVQKALANVPGVEQVMVDLPSATVEILAKQSLDTSQLNSILEDIGEYRLFEN; encoded by the coding sequence ATGAAAAAAATAACCTATTCAGTGACCGGTTTGCATTGCAACGCCTGTGTGAACCGGGTTCAGAAGGCCCTGGCCAATGTGCCCGGTGTGGAGCAGGTGATGGTGGATCTTCCCTCTGCAACTGTTGAGATCCTGGCAAAACAATCCCTTGACACCTCCCAGCTGAATTCCATTCTGGAAGACATAGGCGAGTACCGTTTGTTTGAAAACTAA
- a CDS encoding heavy-metal-associated domain-containing protein — MKAISSVIITFFIVLFSGIQSPAFSQETVREGKVDAEFKVLGLCGMCKDRIENAAYSVRGVRSASWDQEKQLLSVNYRADRTNQEAIERAIAKVGHDTEHFITDEETYTKLHSCCKYPRDPDMLKNNKLHNEE, encoded by the coding sequence ATGAAAGCTATTTCATCTGTAATAATCACCTTTTTCATTGTTCTATTTTCAGGTATTCAATCGCCGGCATTTTCGCAGGAAACCGTCCGCGAAGGCAAGGTAGATGCCGAATTCAAGGTGCTGGGCCTTTGCGGGATGTGCAAGGATCGCATCGAGAACGCTGCCTATAGCGTGCGCGGGGTTCGCTCCGCCAGTTGGGACCAGGAGAAACAACTCCTCTCGGTAAACTATCGCGCCGACCGGACCAATCAGGAAGCCATCGAGCGTGCCATTGCCAAGGTGGGCCACGATACCGAGCATTTCATCACGGATGAGGAAACCTATACCAAGCTGCACAGTTGCTGCAAGTATCCCAGGGATCCTGATATGCTTAAAAACAACAAATTGCATAACGAAGAGTAA